Part of the Flagellimonas eckloniae genome, TGATAATTTCTTATGCGAAGTAAAAAACAAAAAAATAGCTACATTTCTGTAACTGCTTTTCTGTTGAGCTCACCTCTTGGGCTCTCGAACCAAGGGCCCTATTATTAACATTAGTAGCAATTACCAGTGACCTAATTGAAAAAATGAATAAGCTACATTTACTAGAAAATAGCCAAGAATAGCAATTGACCTTATGGAAAATTGTAAGTGATGGTTTACCAAATTCTAATTATAGAAAACTATAAAGAAATTGCAGGTAAGTTAGAAATGTCAATTATCACCAACCATAAAAGCCTTTTGGAACAACTCCATTGAGCCGAAGATAGACCACGCATTGTCCTCGATGATGAATGATATGGTTTTCCATTGCATAGAACAGGCGCCAGACCGGAATGGTATCGCCTGCAAAATCACATTTGGAAAGTAGCTTTTCATCTGACAGTTCGCCAATAGATCTTTGAACAAAAGCATACATACTTTTCAGTTCCTTGATAACATCTTCCTTTGGCATTTGCACCGGAAGTTTTACATTCTCATATGGATTTTTAATGCCTACCCTACCTGCCAATTGTCCACAAGTATAGATGACGCAATGTCTCCATTGCTCGGAAAAAGTCATGGCCTCATCTGTGTACTTAAAAGTGAAATATGCAGGGGGCATTTGATCCACATTGGTCATGGTCATAATTTCTGACCGATGCCAAGCCGCCATGAGTTCTTTACGAAGGTCTTTTGTAGATTCTTGATTTGTAGATGGCGTGGCGGTTGCCAGTTTATTGGTAGATTTTGCCTTACTGTTATCCATACGACAACCAATGAATGAAAATAGACCAAAGCCTAAAGCATTTCTTAGAAAACGAGTTCGATTCATTGTAATATTAATTTAATGCGTAAGCCCTTTCCACCGGCCAGTCATCATGATATCCTTGCATCCACTTTTGTGATTCAAGTTCTTTATCTGTGACCAAACATGTGTCAAGGTCAGCCCTCATCCGTTCCTCATCCATAGCTTGGCCGATGAATACAATTTCGTTTTTTCTATCCCCAAAGGTTTTGTC contains:
- a CDS encoding DinB family protein; this encodes MNRTRFLRNALGFGLFSFIGCRMDNSKAKSTNKLATATPSTNQESTKDLRKELMAAWHRSEIMTMTNVDQMPPAYFTFKYTDEAMTFSEQWRHCVIYTCGQLAGRVGIKNPYENVKLPVQMPKEDVIKELKSMYAFVQRSIGELSDEKLLSKCDFAGDTIPVWRLFYAMENHIIHHRGQCVVYLRLNGVVPKGFYGW